Part of the Triticum aestivum cultivar Chinese Spring chromosome 4D, IWGSC CS RefSeq v2.1, whole genome shotgun sequence genome is shown below.
TAGCCAGCCAAACCTAAGAAGCTGCGGACTTCTTTGACTGATTGCGGAGAAGACCAGTTGGCAATGTTCTTAATTTTGTGGGTTTCAGTGGCAACCCCATGCTGGCTGATAGTATGGCCCAAATAGGATAACTGGCGTTGAGCGAAAGAGCACTTTGAGCATTTGACTTGCCATTGATCCCTTCTTAACAACTCAAGCACTGATTGCAAGTGGATTGTGTGATCTTCAAGAGAGGCACTGTAGACTAAAATGTCGTCAAATAACACCAGGGCGCATTTGCGCAGAAGGGGTTTGTTTGAGAGTGGCGTTCATGGCTCCCAAGAAGGTGGCTGGTGCTCCCgcgaggccgaaggacatgacctTGTACTCGTAGTGCCCTTCCAGACTCTGGAAGGCTGTTTTGAATTCATCGCCAGCTGCCatacgaatctggtgataaccagcTCTGAGATCGGGTTTAGAAAACCATGAGGCACCAGACATCCAGGAGTTCTTCGACTATGGGCACTGGATACTTGCTGACGACAGTCATCGCATTTAGACAGCGATAATAAATACATAAACGCTAGGAGAAAAAATATATAAGATTTTTGGTCATAGAACCCCTGGTACCAATGTTTATAGAACTGTCCAGAATTGATAAAGAGAAGCAGCTTTGAAGTCATGGAGAACGAAAATAGGACCCTGGCTCGAGCCCATCTAGTGATTAAAGGTAAAGTGCTTCGGTACATTGGTGCAGGGGAATGCGTACCTACGCCTTTTAACTGCCTTGGGGAGAGCGGACTCGCTGATGACCCTCCTTGGGAAACAAATGAAGTGGGTGGATTGGAGTTCGTCTCCGCCAATTAGAGATACGGTGCTGACCCAAGCTGAGTGAGTGAAGGCTCCGGCTTGACCTACTAGCTGTTTGCTATCAATAAATAACTAGCTGACAATATGCTATGCTTACTCTCCGAGCACTAAAGCTATCGAGAAGTGATGCAACAAAGGTTGTTGAAGGTAAAAACCATCAAACAGAGAAATCTTAATCGTCAGAACAACGCTGAACCTAACTTGTACAAGAGTTGGTAAGAAAGTGCAAACGTTGAGTAAGAAATCGCCATAGGGCGGCACAAATAGAAAGAAAGGCTTCTGCCAATCGGAATAGGAATGCGAAATCCCAGTAAAAGGGTGTTCAGTCGAAGATAGGAGGATTCCTTTGATCCATACCGTCATCTGACAGACTTCCTGCTGACTTCGTCAATTGCTCTTTATCGCTTAATAGAAGGGAAATTTCATGAGATAGAtgacaaaatgaatatcaatcgaGAAAAAGCTTAAATAGACACAATTCGTAATAGATACAATTCGTAAGGAAGAAGTGATCAAAAGTACGAGGTCGGCATAGGAGATATGATGTGTCGGAGGCAGAAGGCACGGAGAAGTCGAGATCTTCCAAGATAAACCCATTCCGATGCCTATAAAATCAGGTGCACCGCGTCTATACTACAAAAGTGTGATAGGTTTCTTCGTATTTCTTCCGCCGACATCGCTTTCTTATTCCTAACACAATTGTTTAGCTAAGTTTGCTAACGAATCAGGGAGAATCAACAACGAACACCGCATTTTGAAAAGGAGACGTGATTTATTCCTACCGTCCTGAACACGTCTAGAAACAGCAACCTCGTACATAATACCATTTCGCATTACAGTATCCACTTTCAAGTCGGGGTGAAACTTACTAAGATGTTGGGTCATCAGAATACCATCGAATCGACTCATGTTATGAAAGTAAATAATTAGTGACTTTCTTTGTTTGCTTACAACAGAAAGTATTCCATTTATGAATGCTTGGAGTACACAATCACTTCGATCATAAAATGATGGGTGTGTATTTATGTATTCGTGGGAACTATAATGATTAATATAAATCTTTGATAGTTTCTTGTCTGAATTGACAGTCATAAAGGCGGCTGCATAAGCGTGGTGGCGGGGAAGATTTTGGATTCTATTATCTCCGCGGGAACATAGTTCCGATCCAACAAGGGAATGCGTAAACCAATAGGCTATTTTGGACTTTTCGCACATAATTATTAAAGATAGATTTTCGTGCCATGCGAAAACCAAGCTGCTGAGAATCTACCCCAGCCACAAGGGGGAGCTGCTCCAGTAATTCAGGATACCCCACCCAGCCCCACAAGGGTTGACGGACCCCCTACCTATACCTATACCTGATGATTACCTATACCTGATGATTTTCAATCCACAGCTCATTTTCTTTAATATGTGACAAGCCTTGCAAATTGTGATAATATGTATCAAATTAGTGGTCCGCATAACCCAATATTTGAAAATTATGGAGGTGCAGGCCCAAGTACTTCGAATCATCAACAAGAAATCCAAGAAAGAACAGCGAAGGAAAAACGTGACAAGAAAAGTTGTTTTCTCGACTCGAGATGTTAGAAGGTGGTAAATCAATAGGTGCCGGAGCTGCTACAATTGCTTTAGCCGGAGCTGCTGTCGGTGTTGGAAACGTCCTCAGTTCTTTGATTCATTCCGTGGCGCGAAATCCATCATTGGCTAAACAATCATTTGGTTATGCCATTTTGGGCTTTGCTCTCACCGAAGCTATTGCATTGTTTGCCCCAATGATGGCCTTTCTGATCTCATTCGTTTTCCGGTCGCATAAAAAGTCATGAGATCAAAAAAGAAATGTGAGAATGTAGTTACAGATGTAAAAAAAGTCAATATCTCGTTCTCTTGGTCGATGATGGCCTTTTTATTGATTTTGACGATTGGATCTCTCTATGAATGGAAAAGGGGTGCTTCAGATCGGGAGTAACCACTTTTGAAAGGGCAGAGGGGGGAAAAAGTAAAGTCTAAGCGACATATGGCACGAAAAGGAAATCCAATTTCGGTAAGACTTGATCTATCATCAGATTCTGGTTTTTATCAATGGGGGGTACTTTTCATAGTTATCATTGTGATAGCTGCTTTAGTAGTAGATCCCTCCTTGATCGTGACAAATCAGGTTAGGCAAGCACTACTTGAAGTGATTCTGTCACTTTTACAATATGTTTTGATATATGGTGCCACGTTGATTGAAGAAATGGTACCGGCCCTCTGGGGGCAAGAGCGATGTGCAACCGTGGGCACAGGGGGGCTTGAAACTCCTTCGCGTTCGGAGGAGGAAACCTCCAACGCAGGGGTCCTGGTCTCATTCATGAATAGAAATGACTTTGACCTTAACGAACAGCCGCCCGAGCATGAGCAGCTCGAGCAGGAACAGCCGCGCGTAGAGCAACAGCCTCGTCCGTCAGTAGATTTCCACTCTACTCCGGCCGAAGCAAATCCATTCCACCAACAACTTGAGGGCGCGCTCTTCCGAAGAAGTATGGCTAGAACCCTAGCTGAAATCCGAGAAAAATATCCAGCTCCGCCAACAGCTGACGATCCCGACAGTAATGCTAAGGACACCGTTCTGGGTATGCTCCAATTAAATACCAGTTTGAATGGGGCATTACTATTTTATTTAGGATCGCAAAAGCCTTTTCCCGATGGTGTCCTTTCGGATCCTGGGAATCTGCCAGGCTATCAAGATCGAATAGAGCAAATCATGCATAGTAATGCAAAGAATATCAATTGCTTGGAGGATTTGATAGAACTAAAACTTCGTTTGGAGTCGCAGGACTCCAGACAGATAAATGCTATTCTGGAAACTTGGAAGGATCGGTATGCTACCAAAAACAGGACTAAAACATTTTAGAGGAATGAATGGTAGCCATCATCATCATTCTCTTTTTCGTTAGAAAGATAAAGGGCTTCATTTGAAGAGTTAGTTGGCCGGCCTACCGGCCCGCAGATGTAGAGAAAGAGATAGAGGTTGCCTCTCTTCAGGAATTGCGAAACCAAAGGGACGCTTGGAAAGAAGGGAACGCACGGCTCTTATCTGGTTCGAATCCAGTTCGTCCCGGAAAAAAAGACTACACCAAACTACACTAACTATGAGTTTATGAAAGCAAGAACTACTAATTGTAAAAATTACAATCGAAAGCCCCCCCGGTAGAAAACCAGCTATCGTTTCATATATGCGCTAGGAGATAGTATCCTATCCCCCTCAATCTCAGGAGTCGCTTTCTCTATGCCCGACTTACGAGCTCTTTGCTTATTATTTCTTGGGTGGAATGAAGGTCGAAATGTCTAGTTTGAATTGCTTATGCTTATATAGTTTGAATCGTCTAGCTTCATACCAAGGTTGTTCTACAAAAGAACCAAGTAAGAAAGTAAGCCCGTTCAATTGAAATAGCTTCCTCGCTTTGCAGTTCGATACCCACTGAAACTATGGATACGATAGACTCGGGAGGGGTAAAGGGTTACTTTATTTGGGCTGCTAAGTCTTTCTTGTTGATTCCGGAAATAAAGAGGACCTTCTTAATCCTTCGTGCTCCACACCCGCCTCACTGGACCTATCCATTCGAGCTCTCTCCTCTAATCCCAACTCGAGACGGCTGGACGACGACGCCTGTTCACTTATAATGAAATCACACGTTAAGCCCGATGAATTCATCTACAATTTCTGGATTTGACGGTTTGGCAAGGCAGAACCAGGGCCCTTCCATTAAGGTTATATTATAGTTTCGATAGGAGAGATGCAGACCAGATAGGAATGCAAGAATACTCTGTAAATTGTTTATTAATTGGTTTAGTCTGTGGAAGAGAAGTATCGATCTagaggattgcccccccccccagacTGACCTAGTTGTCCTTGACTTGCTTCGGAAAGAAAAGACCTAGTACTTGTTTACCTTGACCATGGCTACTTTCCCGCCGCCTTTCCTTCTATACTTTTCCTATGTGCTATCCCAGGCATCCCTTGTCAAGCTACCTATCCCTACGAAAAAGCAAGCCTACTTACTACGTGTTTTCCTCTATTGGCAAATACGCATATACTGACCTACTCACGTGCATATCTTGCATAAAGCCTTcccctaaaaaaacaaactagCCCGTATCTTCCTAGTCCTTCTTGCCAGCCCTACTCGACTTTACTCGACTATTTAGAAAAAGCTACTACTTGAATGCATACTTTTACTATTatttaaagaaaaaacaaaaactatttATGAGTATATGCCCCACCAACAGAGCAAAAGAACGCTCAAATGAGGAACTAGAATATGAAAGTGCAAAATCTCCTACCGAACAAAGAAAGCACTATATCTCATTTTAAAAATCTGGTAAAAATTCTTCAACCTAACTCA
Proteins encoded:
- the LOC123099779 gene encoding ATP synthase subunit 9, mitochondrial, translated to MLEGGKSIGAGAATIALAGAAVGVGNVLSSLIHSVARNPSLAKQSFGYAILGFALTEAIALFAPMMAFLISFVFRSHKKS